The Desulfovibrio sp. DNA window GTAATTACCACTGGCTCGGGTAGCTGTCAAGCAATCGGGCCATTTTCTCAAATATTTTTCTAAATCTGGTTGCGAGGCGCACAACAGCGCGCCCCGCGCCCCTTCTAATTACACAACCAAACTACATCTGCAAGGCCGAAAAATCGGCCAGGCGCGCAAACCGTGCCCCAAGGCCGTGCAACATGCTCAGCCTGTTGCGACGCAGGTCGGCTTCGTCGCACATGACCATTACGCCCGCAAAAAAGGCATCCACAGCTGGCCGCACGTCGCTCAGGCAGGCCAGCGCGGCTGCATGGTCGTGGGCAGCCCACAAGGCATCAAGGCGGGGCAGCATTTCTTCCAGCGTGCTGGCAAGAGCTTTTTCCGCGTCTTCACGCAGCAGGGAGGGATCCCAATGGTCAGAAAGATCTTCGGCCTGCCCCTGCTTGCGCAGAATATTGGCAACGCGCTTGAAGGTCTGCACCGCTGCCTCGTAATCCTTGGCCTGACTGAAAGCCGCCAGAGCTGCAAGGCGTGCACCGCAGTCCTTCACGTCTTCAGCGCCAGCACCAAGGGCGGCGTCCACCAGCAGGGTGTCCTGGCCCTGGCTCATGAAGTAGTTGCGCAGACGCGCGGCAAAAAATTCCATGAGCTTGTCCAGAGCCTCATGCGGGGCCAGCTTCCACTGGCGGTCGCCGTACAGCTGCTGCGCCATGGCAAAGAACTGCCGCACGTCGATGGTAAGGCCAAAATCAAGCATGATGCGAATGATGCCCAGAGCGCAGCGACGCAGACCATTGGGGTCGGCAGCACCGGTGGGAATCATGCCCAGGCCGAAGCAGCCCGCAAGGGTATCTGCCTTGTCAGCCATGGAAAGCAACGCACCAGCCAGCGATTTGGGCAGCGGAGAATCCGGCCCGGCGGGCAGATACTGTTCGCCCAGGGCATCAGCCACGGCAGAGCTCTCGCCCTTGCGGCCAGCGTAGATACCGCCCATGATGCCCTGCAGGGTATCAAACTCGCCCACCAGCCCGCTCACAAGATCAGCCTTGGAAAGGCGACCGGCACGCGCTGCATCATCGGCAAGCTTGGGGGCGCAGCTGTCAGCCAGCCAGCGGCACAGGGCCTCGAGGCGACGGGTTTTGTCGCCCATGCTGCCAAGACCACCGATAAAGATGACCGTATCAAGCTTTTGCAGCCAATGGTCGAAAGTCTCGCGCAGGTCGGCCTGCCAGAAGAAGCGGGCATCTTCAAGGCGGGCGCGCAGCACGCGTTCCCAGCCGCGCTTGACCACGCCCATGTCTTCGGGCGTGATGTTGAGCACAGTAAGAAAATGCGGCAGCAGATCGCCGTTGGGCGCTTCAATGCCAAAGCTCTTCTGGTGGCTCTCCATGCTGGTGAGCAGCACTTCGCGCGGAACCTCAAGATAGGCAGGATCAAAATCGGCCAGCAGCGGCACCGGATGTTCCGCAAGCCCCTGCACTTCGTCCAGCAGGCTGTCTTTCCACAGCACCTTACCGCCAGCAGTGGCAGCCTGGGCGTTGCCGCCATCAATAATAACGCTGCGGCGTTGCGCCGGGTCGATGGTGATGGCGCAGGGTCCGGCGAGGGTTGCCAGAAAATCGTTGGCATGAGCCACCGCAAATGGGCCAGCACCGTGAATACGGTGCCCGCAGGTTTCGCGCCCGGAGGTCATGGGACCCACCGTAAAGGGAACTACGGCATCGTCGAGCAGAGCCAGAATCCAGCGCAGCGGACGTGCATAAGCCATGGTGTGAGCGCCCCAGCGCATGCGCTTCTGGAACGAAAGAGCCGTGATGACCGCAGGGCAGATTTCTGTCAGCAGGTCAGCCGCAGCCGCTCCGCCGGTGCGTTTGCGCACGGCCACGTATTCGCCCTTGTCCGTTTCTACGCGAAACACGTCTTCAAGCGTGCAGGCATTGGTGCGCACAAAGCCTTCGAGGGCCTTGGTGGGCTTGCCTTCGGCATCATAGGCCACGCGCACGGGTGGGCCGGAAACCACTTCTTCCCTCTCCACCTGCACGGGGTTGAGATCTTCAATAATAACAACGGCGCGGCGCGGCGTGCTCATGACGCGCACAGCGCCATGTTCAAGCCCGGCCTCACCCAGAGCGCCGTTAAAACGAGAGGAAAGCTCGTTTTCTTCCGGGGCCAAAAAACGGGAAGGCAACTCTTCGCTGCCGATTTCAAGCACAAAGGTCGCCACGGCTTACCTCACATCCTTTTTGAGCATGGGATAGCCCAGTTCTTCACGCTGGGCCGCATACAGTCGCGCCACACCGGCCGCCAGGGCACGCACCCTGCCGATATAGCCGGTGCGCTCGGTGATGGAGATGGCTCCGCGGGCGTCCAGAAGATTGAAGGTATGAGAGCACTTGAGGCAGTAATCGTACGCGGGCCAAGGCAGCCCCTGCTCAAGCAGGGCCTTGCACTGTCCTTCAAAATCGCTGAAATGCCGCAGCAGCATTTCGGGATTGCTGGCCTCAAAGTTGTGGCGCGACTGCTCCACTTCATTCTGATGATAGATGTGGCCGTAGGTGACGTTTTTATTCCAGGCCAGATCGTACACAGATTCCACACCCTGCAGATACATGGTGAGGCGCTCGAGGCCGTAGGTCAGCTCCACGCTGATGGGCGAAAGGTCAATGCCGCCCACCTGCTGGAAATAGGTAAACTGGCTCACTTCCATACCGTTGAGCCACACTTCCCAGCCAAGACCCCAGGCACCCAGAGTGGGCGATTCCCAGTCGTCTTCAACAAAGCGGATGTCGTGCTGCGCAGGGTTGATGCCCAGCGCGTTGAGGCTTTGCAGATACAGATCCTGCACGTTGTCCGGCGAGGGCTTCATGATCACCTGAAACTGGAAATACCGTTGCAGGCGGTTGGGATTTTCGCCGTAGCGGCCATCGGTAGGACGGCGCGAGGGCTCCACATAGGCCACGCTCCACGGTTCCGGCCCAATAACCCTCAAAAACGTGTTGGGGTTGAACGTACCGGCCCCACATTCCACACCCGAAGGCTGTTCAATAACGCAACCCTGGTTGGCCCAGTAGTTCTGCAAAGTTAATATGACATCCTGAAAATACATGCGCTGTCCTTTGTTCGTAGCCTTTCTCAGACGCATACGCGCGGCATTTGTTTAAACCGCCGCCCCTGATCCATCCCAAAACCTGAGCCGAAAATATATGGCGCATACGCGCTCAAACGTGGCGAAAGTATCCCCCTTCCCACGACAGGCCCAAGTGATATTGCACAAATCCGTCGATTACTTTGGCACAGGCCCGCCGATCTGCCGCAGGCAGTTCCTCGGCGTGCCAGCCGGATGGAAATTCTTGCTGCACATGGCGCAAAAGGTCAAGTCCGCCCCCGCCCAATTCCACACCGTAACGCGCTGGCCCCGCCTCGGCGCGGCAAGAGGGGCAACGCAGCTGGGCTTCGTCAACCACAAACTGCGCAGGGCCTGTTATCTCGGTTCCGCACATGCCGCACTTGCCAAGGTCGGGCGCAAAACCCAGCACCCCGGCAAAACGCAGTCTGAAAAAAAGCGGCAGCAACGAAGGCACGTTTTCCGCTTCTTCAAGGGTTTTGCGCAGATCCTCCACCAACTGAAAGGCCTCGTCCGCGCCTTCGTCGTTTACGCCAAGGGCCTCAACAAAACGCAGACAGTTGGCAGCCAGCCCCATGCGCCGCCAGTTGCGCCGCAAGCTTTGCGGCCCGCCCAGCAGCACGGCTTCCTCAAGATTGAGAAAACCGCCGCGCCCCGATGTTTTAACCCGGCAGTGCAGGCTGTTGAGCACATCGAGGCAGCCGCAAAAACGACGCCTGCTGCGGCTGCCGCCAAAGGCGAACAACGTCAGCAGGCCGTGTTTGCGACAAAGCATTTTCAGCCACAGATCTGATTCGCGAAAGTGCCCGATGCGCAGCACCAACGCGTGATCTGCCCATTCGGTCATTGCCTGTCCGCTGGGGGAAACGTCAGGTTGCGTACCTGACCGCTCTGCCCTGGCTGGGGCAGCTCTTCGCCATCATAGCGCAGGCGCACGCCACCAGCATTGCCAAGCTTCAGCTCCAGACTCTTGCTGAAAGTAAGGGCAAAGGTGTCGCCCTTGCGCAACGAAAACTGACGGGTATCGGTTTTATCCGCATTGGAGTGAATCCAGCACTCTTCTGTGGCCGTGATGATGAGCTTGTGCTGCGAGCCTGGCTGCGTTTCGCCGGTCTGAGCCGGAGCGGCCTGGGGAGCAGTAACCGGTGCCGTAGCAGTCGGAGCGGGTGCCGCAGTGCCACGCACGGGGGGCAAACCGGCTGCGGGTTGCGCAGGCTGACCAGTGGTCTGGCTGGCGGGCTGACTGGCAGCAGGTGCAACCGCACTGGCCTGAGCAGCCGGAGCCGAAGCGGGCGCTGCAGGCTTGGCGGCTACGGACGCTGCGGACTGGCCAGACGCTTGACCAGATGCTTGGCCAGACGCCTGGTTTGCCGCAGGTGCAGCAGCAGGAGCGGAATGGCCAGCCAGATTGCCGGGATCAACAGATTCTGCACTTTGCATGGGCGCAGGCTGCGCCAGACGGCGCGTCTGCCTGCCCAGAAAGTCCAAGGCGCCCTGCTGCCAGGCAAAGAACACGGCTGCCACAATGCCCGCCATCAGCACGCCGGCCAGTATGGGCTTGAGATTGCGGCGCGGAGTAAGGACCATTTCGGGTTCGTATACATTTTGCGGAGCCGCAGGCTCTGCCGCAGCTTCAAGCGCGCCGAGCGCCTCGCTGACTTCTTCTGTCGAAAGGCCCACGTATGAAGCGTATGAGCGGATAAACCCCTTGGTGTACGCCAGAGGGGGCAAGGACTGCTCGTCCCCTTCCTCCAAAGCGCGCAGAAGACGGGCGCTGATTTTCAGCTTGTTGGCCGCGTCTTCCATATCCAGACCCCGCTTTTCGCGCTCAACGCGCAAAGCAGCGCCCAATTCCACTAAGGTCATGTAAAGCCTCGATAATGGTCTTGCCGCCCCTGGGGGCGGCTGTTGCCAGCAAAAAGCCCGGAACCGCCCGTGGCGGCCCCGCTACATTCGAATGTCGATAACAGCCCTGCTGCGAAGCTGATTGGAATAATCCTCAAAACGTTCCATTGCCTTGGGCTGACGCAGAATGCCGTCAATCATGGGCTTGGCCTGCTCAAAGGTGAGCAGCTTCATTTCGCCGCCACCGGGGCGGTACAGGCGCACCTGCGCCTTGCGGCCCTGCAGTTCAAAGATGTCGGTCACTTCCCCGGGCTTCATTTTGGAGAGGCGCGCTTCCCATTCGGGGTTGAGCTTGTCCCACTCAACAGGGCCCATATCGCCGCCGTTTTCCTTGTTGGGAGCGATGGAATACTTGCGGGTAACCTCCTCAAACGAGGCAGCGCCCGACTTGATCTGCGCCGCAAGGGCAGCAGCGTTTGCATTGGGATGGTACACGAGCAGGGCCATGTGCAGACCAGTGCGGTCGTACATGGTGTCCTTGTGCGAGTCGTAATAGGCCTTGACTTCTTCGGGGGTAACCACCACGCGGCGGGCCACTTCCATGGCCATGACACGCTGGCGGATCAGGCTTTTTTCAATATTTTTGCGCAGTTCGGCAACACTGGTTTTCTGCTGGGCCAGCTTTTCCTCAAACTGCTGCTTGTTGAGGTTGTTTCCCTTCATGATCTTGGTAATTTCGGCGTCCACATCGGAAGGAGAGATGGTAACCTTGAGCCGCTTGGCTTCCTGAACAACCAGAATATCCATGATCATACCGTCCAGCGCCTTGCGCAAAATGGCGTCAACAGCGGTAGCCTGGGCAGGATCGTTGGGATTGACGCGCGCCCGCATAAGATCGGGTACGGCATTTTTTTGCAGGTCAAACATGGTGATAACCTGACCGTTTACCACGGCTGCCACCTTGTTAATCTGGGCGGCCTGAGCGCCAAAGGCGGTCATGAAACAGATAACCAGCGCAAAAACAAGCGTCTTTCTCACAGTATACTCCCTGATTGCGCGAAAAAATCACGCGCTTTATCTATAAAATTGTATCCCAATCCATCGCAATATGCAATGCGAGCACACAGCCGCGGCAAATGACACGACACCGAACACATAAATGCCCTGTGTCAGCGTCTTTTTGCGGAACCGTTTTCCCTTTTGTGCGACTGATCGGGGGCTGCTTTTACGGCCCCGTTTTCGGGGGCATGCCCCTGATTTTCAACCGTGCCGTTTCCTGCACCGCCCTCGGGAATATCGCCTTCGTACACCTCGTCGTGCGGCACGGGCAAGGCCTTTCCATCATCCTGTCCGCCGGGTGCGGCAGGTGCGGCTGCCCCCTCGCCGCCCTGCCGCGCATCGCGGTTCGGGGGCACGGCCAGCAGGTCTGGTGCAATGTCTTTGGCAACCTTGATCTTTGAAGCGGCCAGCGTTTTTTCCAGCCAGCTTTCAAAGGCCTCGGACATTTTCTGCTCGCGCAGAACGTTTTCCACAAGGGGGTAGGTTTCTGCCAGATTCATCTGGGTGGGCGGACGCTTTTCAATCAGGGCGAGCCCACGCCACAGGCCTTCTTCCTGCCGTGGGGTGGCGCACTGGCCGGGCTTGAGGGCCCCTGCAGCCTTTTGCCAGCTTTGGGGCAGATCGCCAGCGCGTACGTTCAGGCACTGAAGCTGCACTTTTTTGCGCGCTTCGCTCATGCCTCCGGGAAAAACCGCGCAAAAGCCTTCCACATCCTTGCGGGATTCTGCCGAAATAAGGCACACGCGCAGGGTTTCGGGCATCTGAAAATCGTCTTCGTGGGTCTGATAGTAGTCGCGCAGCTCCGGCAGCGAAATTCGTATACCCGAAGCCAGCACCTTTTTCTCAAAGGCAAGCATGGAAAGATGGTCGAGCAGCAAGGCGCGCCATTCGGCGGGGTCAAGCGATTCCTCGGTCAGGTACTTGTCCAGCCCGTCACCGCCGCCGTAGTCGTTCTTCACCTCGTTAAAGGCGGCTTCAAGCGTTGCGGGGCTCACGGCCATCTGCAGGCGCTGCAGGTCTTGCCGCACCAGAGCGTAAATGATGAGTGTTCCCAGCGCCTCGCCGTATTCACGGCGCATGTTTTCCAGCGAGGGTGTGCGCATGGCCCCCAGCGAGGGCGAACGGCTGTCGAGCAGGGTTTGCAGCCTGCGCAGTGTGATGGGTTCGCCGTTGACGATAGCCACCACGCCGTCGGGCAGGCGGGCTTCGAAACAGGCGGTCAGCAGCAGGCAACAGCAGCAGACCAGCGCCAGACACAGAGGCCGCGCAGCACGCCGCACCACCGAAGGCTGTGCGAAGGTTTCAATCTGACGCGCAGGGGCAACAAGGGGCTGCATGAATCGGTTCACCATAATTTCCATATACTCATGACAGTTTCATGACCGGACAACTGGTTGGCCCGCAATACCGCTTACACGCCGGGCGTAACCCTGATGCCCTCAAGGGCTGCGCGCAGTTTGTCCAGCCCCTCTGCAAAGGGCACATCTGCGGGCAGGGGCAGGTGCAGACCGGCTGGTGGCAGCATGCGCGCGTCCTTCATGGATGCGGTAAGCGCCACGATGCGCTCTGGCTGCACGGCGTTCTGCCCGTCGGGCCACACAAGACGCACGTGGTTGATATGCACATCTGCCTTTTGCACCTGCAGTTCGGTGAGGAACTGCTTGAAGTCCAGCACGGCGAGGAAGTTGCGCAGTTCTTCGGGGAAGGGGCCAAACCGGTCGCGAATGCCCAGTGCGGCTTCTTCGCACGCGGCTCCACCTGCGGCCGAGGTAAGCGTTTTGTAGCAACGCAAACGCTCGCGCCCGTCTTCAATGTACGATGCGGGAATATGCGCAGGCAAGCCCAAAGTAAGTTCCGTTTCCACGGTATGGGCTTCGGGCGTGCCTTTGAGGCGGCCCACTGCCTCCTCGAGCATCTCAAGATACAGATCAAGGCCCACACGGCACATGTGCCCCGACTGCACTTCGCCAAGGATATTGCCCGCGCCGCGCAGGCGCAGGTCTTCCATGGCAACTTGAAAGCCAGCGCCCAGATAGTCCATATCCATGATGATGCGCAGTCGTTCCTCGGCAATGGAAGTAAGGCGCTCGGCATCGGGCACCACAAAAAAGGCGTATGCCTGCCTGTCGCTACGGCCCACGCGGCCACGCAACTGGTAGAGCTGACCAAGGCCAAACATCTGCGCCTGATCGACCACCAGGGTGTTGGCACGGGGAAAGTCCAGGCCGGATTCAACGATGGAGGTGCACACCAGCACATCCAGTTCGCCGTGCCAGAATTTGTGCATGGTGTCTTCCAGCTCGGTTTCAGACATCTGCCCGTGGGCCATACCCACGCGGGCCGAAGGCACGAGGGTGCGCACGTATTCGGCCACCCGCTCCAGCCCCTGCACACGGTTGTAAACCCAGAATACCTGCCCCTCGCGCTCTATCTCGCGTTCAAGCACCTTGCGCAGCACAGAATCATCGCGGCGCAGCACGGCCGAAGCCACGGGCTTGCGGTCCTGCGGAGCCGTTTCGATAATGGAAAGCTCGCGTATGCCCGACATGGAGAGCTGCAAGGTACGTGGAATGGGCGTGGCCGTGAGGGTGAGCACATCCACGTTCTTTTTGAGCGCCTTGAGCTTTTCCTTGTGGCGCACGCCAAAACGCTGTTCCTCATCCAGTATGAGCAAGGCCAGGTTGGGCAGCTTTACGTCGCTTGAAAGCACGCGGTGCGTGCCGATGAGAATATCCACCTGCCCGGTGG harbors:
- the glyS gene encoding glycine--tRNA ligase subunit beta — protein: MATFVLEIGSEELPSRFLAPEENELSSRFNGALGEAGLEHGAVRVMSTPRRAVVIIEDLNPVQVEREEVVSGPPVRVAYDAEGKPTKALEGFVRTNACTLEDVFRVETDKGEYVAVRKRTGGAAAADLLTEICPAVITALSFQKRMRWGAHTMAYARPLRWILALLDDAVVPFTVGPMTSGRETCGHRIHGAGPFAVAHANDFLATLAGPCAITIDPAQRRSVIIDGGNAQAATAGGKVLWKDSLLDEVQGLAEHPVPLLADFDPAYLEVPREVLLTSMESHQKSFGIEAPNGDLLPHFLTVLNITPEDMGVVKRGWERVLRARLEDARFFWQADLRETFDHWLQKLDTVIFIGGLGSMGDKTRRLEALCRWLADSCAPKLADDAARAGRLSKADLVSGLVGEFDTLQGIMGGIYAGRKGESSAVADALGEQYLPAGPDSPLPKSLAGALLSMADKADTLAGCFGLGMIPTGAADPNGLRRCALGIIRIMLDFGLTIDVRQFFAMAQQLYGDRQWKLAPHEALDKLMEFFAARLRNYFMSQGQDTLLVDAALGAGAEDVKDCGARLAALAAFSQAKDYEAAVQTFKRVANILRKQGQAEDLSDHWDPSLLREDAEKALASTLEEMLPRLDALWAAHDHAAALACLSDVRPAVDAFFAGVMVMCDEADLRRNRLSMLHGLGARFARLADFSALQM
- the glyQ gene encoding glycine--tRNA ligase subunit alpha, which gives rise to MYFQDVILTLQNYWANQGCVIEQPSGVECGAGTFNPNTFLRVIGPEPWSVAYVEPSRRPTDGRYGENPNRLQRYFQFQVIMKPSPDNVQDLYLQSLNALGINPAQHDIRFVEDDWESPTLGAWGLGWEVWLNGMEVSQFTYFQQVGGIDLSPISVELTYGLERLTMYLQGVESVYDLAWNKNVTYGHIYHQNEVEQSRHNFEASNPEMLLRHFSDFEGQCKALLEQGLPWPAYDYCLKCSHTFNLLDARGAISITERTGYIGRVRALAAGVARLYAAQREELGYPMLKKDVR
- a CDS encoding DNA repair protein RecO C-terminal domain-containing protein — encoded protein: MTEWADHALVLRIGHFRESDLWLKMLCRKHGLLTLFAFGGSRSRRRFCGCLDVLNSLHCRVKTSGRGGFLNLEEAVLLGGPQSLRRNWRRMGLAANCLRFVEALGVNDEGADEAFQLVEDLRKTLEEAENVPSLLPLFFRLRFAGVLGFAPDLGKCGMCGTEITGPAQFVVDEAQLRCPSCRAEAGPARYGVELGGGGLDLLRHVQQEFPSGWHAEELPAADRRACAKVIDGFVQYHLGLSWEGGYFRHV
- a CDS encoding helix-turn-helix domain-containing protein, with amino-acid sequence MTLVELGAALRVEREKRGLDMEDAANKLKISARLLRALEEGDEQSLPPLAYTKGFIRSYASYVGLSTEEVSEALGALEAAAEPAAPQNVYEPEMVLTPRRNLKPILAGVLMAGIVAAVFFAWQQGALDFLGRQTRRLAQPAPMQSAESVDPGNLAGHSAPAAAPAANQASGQASGQASGQSAASVAAKPAAPASAPAAQASAVAPAASQPASQTTGQPAQPAAGLPPVRGTAAPAPTATAPVTAPQAAPAQTGETQPGSQHKLIITATEECWIHSNADKTDTRQFSLRKGDTFALTFSKSLELKLGNAGGVRLRYDGEELPQPGQSGQVRNLTFPPADRQ
- a CDS encoding SurA N-terminal domain-containing protein, translated to MREYTVRKTLVFALVICFMTAFGAQAAQINKVAAVVNGQVITMFDLQKNAVPDLMRARVNPNDPAQATAVDAILRKALDGMIMDILVVQEAKRLKVTISPSDVDAEITKIMKGNNLNKQQFEEKLAQQKTSVAELRKNIEKSLIRQRVMAMEVARRVVVTPEEVKAYYDSHKDTMYDRTGLHMALLVYHPNANAAALAAQIKSGAASFEEVTRKYSIAPNKENGGDMGPVEWDKLNPEWEARLSKMKPGEVTDIFELQGRKAQVRLYRPGGGEMKLLTFEQAKPMIDGILRQPKAMERFEDYSNQLRSRAVIDIRM
- a CDS encoding peptidylprolyl isomerase; translation: MQPLVAPARQIETFAQPSVVRRAARPLCLALVCCCCLLLTACFEARLPDGVVAIVNGEPITLRRLQTLLDSRSPSLGAMRTPSLENMRREYGEALGTLIIYALVRQDLQRLQMAVSPATLEAAFNEVKNDYGGGDGLDKYLTEESLDPAEWRALLLDHLSMLAFEKKVLASGIRISLPELRDYYQTHEDDFQMPETLRVCLISAESRKDVEGFCAVFPGGMSEARKKVQLQCLNVRAGDLPQSWQKAAGALKPGQCATPRQEEGLWRGLALIEKRPPTQMNLAETYPLVENVLREQKMSEAFESWLEKTLAASKIKVAKDIAPDLLAVPPNRDARQGGEGAAAPAAPGGQDDGKALPVPHDEVYEGDIPEGGAGNGTVENQGHAPENGAVKAAPDQSHKRENGSAKRR